The following are encoded in a window of Poecile atricapillus isolate bPoeAtr1 chromosome 3, bPoeAtr1.hap1, whole genome shotgun sequence genomic DNA:
- the GALM gene encoding galactose mutarotase encodes MTTVRREAFGRMPPEEGGGEVEKFVLQSDSVRVEILSFGCIITTLETKDRDGQFSDVVLGFDTLEGYTRKHPFFGAVVGRVANRIANGRFSLDGKEYQLFLNNGPNSLHGGAKGFDKVLWSPQVLPNGVRFSRLSPDGEEGYPGDLKVWVTYTLSGRELAINYQAQTSKTTPISLTNHAYFNLAGQGSRDVYDHEISIEADSYLPVDDTKIPTGEVAAVQGTGFDLRQPVELGKHLQKFHLDGFDHNFCLRQGHDRRLVARVFHPPTGRTMEVHTTQPGIQFYTGNNLDGSLKGKGAATYPKHSAFCLETQNWPDAVNKPHFPNVLLHPGEEYNHTTWLVFNTA; translated from the exons ATGACAACCGTGAGGAGAGAGGCGTTCGGGCGGATGCCCCCGGAAGAGGGAGGCGGAGAGGTGGAGAAGTTCGTCTTGCAGTCGGACAGCGTGAGAGTGGAGATCCTGTCTTTTGGGTGCATCATCACCACTCTGGAGACAAAAGACAGGGATGGGCAGTTTTCAGATGTTGTCCTAGGATTTGACACTTTAGAAG GTTACACGAGGAAGCACCCGTTCTTCGGTGCTGTCGTGGGCCGTGTTGCCAACAGGATTGCCAACGGGAGGTTCAGCCTGGACGGGAAGGAGTATCAGCTGTTCCTCAACAACGGGCCCAACAGCCTGCACGGAGGAGCCAAGGGATTTGACAAG GTTCTCTGGAGCCCCCAGGTGCTCCCAAATGGTGTCCGCTTCTCCCGGCTCAGTCCCGACGGCGAGGAAGGCTACCCTGGTGACCTGAAAGTCTGGGTGACCTACACCCTTAGTGGCAGGGAGCTGGCCATCAACTACCAGGCCCAGACCAGCAAGACAACCCCCATCAGCCTGACAAACCATGCTTACTTCAACCTGGCAGGGCAG ggctctcGGGATGTGTATGACCACGAGATCTCCATTGAAGCAGATTCCTACCTGCCTGTGGATGACACCAAGATCCCTACTG GGGAGGTGGCTGCTGTGCAGGGCACTGGATTTGATCTCCGGCAGCCTGTGGAGCTGGGCAAGCACTTGCAGAAGTTTCACCTGGATGGCTTCGACCATAACTTCTGCTTGCGTCAGGGGCACGATCGACGCCTTGTGGCCAG GGTTTTCCACCCTCCCACTGGCAGGACCATGGAGGTTCACACCACCCAGCCTGGCATCCAGTTTTATACCGGGAACAACCTGGATGGCTCCCTGAAGGGCAAAGGTGCTGCCACGTACCCCAAGCACTCGGCTTTCTGCCTGGAAACCCAGAACTGGCCTGATGCTGT